In the Anguilla anguilla isolate fAngAng1 chromosome 7, fAngAng1.pri, whole genome shotgun sequence genome, one interval contains:
- the LOC118232322 gene encoding beta-1,3-galactosyltransferase 1-like, with translation MGLPGAWRSISPYQNLINPGSCKVLEGRRPCSPYSCGLSMVLLLVTGTCIFLCVTDRSLLSEQWGQVSWEWSGPNPTAPTAPSQNTEPHTEPHVDVHTEVHAKFQWEAPGPYHVAYPRSYIFTLDEPDACREEDPFLVLIVPVAAKNLLARGAIRRTWGNESLVLGKTIRLFFLLGLPSGKGSERLQADVEKEREEHRDLLQSNFLDSYRNLTIKTMMMLEWVASRCRNASYAMKVDSDVFLNVQNLVKMLLDPKTPRQDYITGMVTRHSVVVRNPNSKWYMPVDVYPDATYPPYPLGMGYVFSTDLPQKLVDVSRRIRPLYIEDVHVAMCLKQLGIVPTDPPSRSLFKAYMPSRFNRCHYAAVITTILDGPARLLQYWSDLQKPAPPC, from the exons ATGGGTCTGCCTGGAGCATGGAGGAGCATCTCGCCATACCAAAACCTCATCAATCCAGGAAG CTGTAAAGTTCTGGAGGGAAGGAGGCCGTGCTCTCCGTACAGCTGCGGCCTCTCCATGGTCCTCCTGTTGGTCACGGGGACGTGCATCTTTCTCTGCGTCACAGACCGCTCTTTGCTGTCGGAACAGTGGGGCCAGGTGTCGTGGGAGTGGTCCGGCCCCAACCCAACGGCACCCACAGCTCCCTCCCAAAACACCGAACCGCACACTGAACCGCACGTTGACGTTCACACTGAGGTTCACGCTAAGTTCCAATGGGAGGCCCCGGGGCCCTACCATGTGGCCTACCCGCGCAGCTACATCTTCACCCTGGACGAGCCGGACGCGTGCCGCGAGGAGGACCCTTTCCTGGTGCTCATTGTGCCGGTGGCAGCAAAAAACCTCCTCGCCCGGGGCGCCATCCGTAGAACCTGGGGCAACGAAAGCCTGGTTTTGGGAAAGACGATCCGGCTGTTCTTCCTGCTGGGTCTCCCGAGCGGGAAGGGGTCCGAGCGGCTGCAGGCGGAcgtggagaaggagagggaggagcaccGCGACCTGCTGCAGAGCAACTTCCTGGACAGCTACCGCAACCTGACCATCAAGACCATGATGATGCTGGAGTGGGTGGCCAGTCGCTGCCGAAACGCCAGCTACGCCATGAAGGTCGACTCGGACGTGTTCCTCAACGTGCAGAACCTGGTGAAGATGCTCCTGGACCCCAAGACGCCCAGGCAGGACTACATCACGGGAATGGTGACCCGGCATAGCGTGGTGGTGAGGAACCCCAACTCCAAGTGGTACATGCCCGTGGACGTGTACCCCGACGCCACGTACCCCCCGTACCCTCTGGGGATGGGCTACGTCTTCTCCACCGACCTGCCCCAGAAGCTCGTGGACGTGTCCAGGCGGATTCGACCCCTGTACATAGAGGACGTCCACGTTGCGATGTGCCTCAAGCAGCTGGGCATAGTGCCCACAGACCCGCCCAGTCGCTCGCTGTTTAAGGCCTACATGCCATCCCGCTTTAACCGGTGCCACTACGCGGCGGTCATCACCACCATACTGGACGGTCCCGCGCGGCTGCTCCAGTACTGGAGCGACTTACAAAAACCGGCTCCcccctgctaa